The stretch of DNA TGGCTGGTGCACGACCTGCGCTACGACCCGACGGCCCGCTCGGCCCGGGCGCTGGCCCGCTCCCAGGCGGGCCTCGCTCCGGTGGCGGAGGGCTGAGATGACCGTCCTGGTGCTGCACCACCGGGGTTCGCTGGTGAGCACCCCGTACGGCGACTGGCTGGCCGACTACGACGGCGACCTGCTGCTGATCACCTCCCGCGAGCATCTCGCCCTGGCGGGCGAGGAGTTGCCCGCGCCGGGCGGCGTCTTCGCCCGCGCCTTCGCGGTGGAGGGCTACGAGACCAGCGGCCGAGTGGAGGCGCTGGCCCTGGACCTGGCCCGCGAGTACGACATCCGGTACGTGGTGGCCTGCCAACGACAGGACTTGGAGCGGGCCGCCCAGCTGCGCGACATCCTCGGCCTGCCGGGCCAGCGGATGGACACCGTGCGGCCCTTCCGCGACAAGGTGGCGACGAAGCAGCGGGCCGAGGCGGCCGGGCTGGCGGTCGCGGCCTACCGCGACCTGGAGTGCGCCGCCGAGCTGATCGGCTTCGCCGAGGAGCACGGCTTCCCCGTGGTGCTGGGGCCCCGGGACGGCACGGGCTCGGCGGGGCCGGAGATCCTGTACTCCGCCGGGCAGTTGGACGAGTACCTGGCCGAGCGCTTCGACCTGCCCGGGCCCTACCTGCCCGATCTGATGGTCGAGGCCTTCGTGCCCGGCTCGCTCTGCCACGTGGACGGCCTGGTGGTGGACGGGCGGGTGGTGGCCGCCTGGCCATCCGAGCAGCAGTACGCGCCGGCCTCCTTCGCCACCGACACCGGCCCCCGGCTCGACCTGACCCTCGACCTGGACGACCCGCTGGCCCACCGGCTGCTGAAGTTCGCCGAGCACGCGCTGGACGCCCTGGGCGGTCCGGAGCACCACGCCTTCCACGCCGAGGTGTTCCACACCCCGGACGACGAGTTGGTGCTCCACGGGATCGCCTGCCGCACCGGCGGGGTGACGATCCGCGACACCGTCCGCACCGTGTTCGG from Kitasatospora sp. MMS16-BH015 encodes:
- a CDS encoding acetyl-CoA carboxylase biotin carboxylase subunit family protein, which codes for MTVLVLHHRGSLVSTPYGDWLADYDGDLLLITSREHLALAGEELPAPGGVFARAFAVEGYETSGRVEALALDLAREYDIRYVVACQRQDLERAAQLRDILGLPGQRMDTVRPFRDKVATKQRAEAAGLAVAAYRDLECAAELIGFAEEHGFPVVLGPRDGTGSAGPEILYSAGQLDEYLAERFDLPGPYLPDLMVEAFVPGSLCHVDGLVVDGRVVAAWPSEQQYAPASFATDTGPRLDLTLDLDDPLAHRLLKFAEHALDALGGPEHHAFHAEVFHTPDDELVLHGIACRTGGVTIRDTVRTVFGIDPSEASIRAQLGLPLPAWLTEQHVMPRRMSGRLALMKRPGRVVAVPEGAPPFPWVTRYQVFVTPGSTMAAAAHSSDFLLTALVAGADQAECRARLALVAEWFLAGLVLA